The Collimonas fungivorans Ter331 genome has a segment encoding these proteins:
- a CDS encoding sugar ABC transporter ATP-binding protein codes for MNKTATGAALPAANGVAPTLELNGIYKAFGGVKALSDVALRLYPGEVHTLMGQNGAGKSTLIKVLTGVYAPDSGEIRLDGKVVQPSSTHDAQNLGISTVYQEVNLCPNLSVAENIFIGRYPRKFGRIDWKTMQQQAQRLLGDLQVHIDVTAALARYPLAIQQMVAISRALSVSAKVLILDEPTSSLDEAEVRLLFDVLRKLRGQGMAILFVTHFLEQTYEISDRITVLRNGVLEGEYPASALSRFELVNKMVGLQSAGREAASADKDVRAPGSGEIVLKARGLGRKGILAPLDLDFRAGEVFGLCGLLGSGRTEAARLLFGADKADSGSIQMKGGSGPERFSSPRDAIAAGIGFCSEDRKAEGAILELSVRENIILALQARAGLLRVIPRKRQQAIASDYVKWLGIKTPDIETPISSLSGGNQQKALLARWLATDPAMLILDEPTRGIDVRAKQEIMDHVIALCSKGMAILFISSEIPEVLRCSDRMLVLRDREPCGEYLRGQLDDESVLQVIAGECE; via the coding sequence ATGAATAAAACAGCAACAGGCGCTGCCCTACCGGCGGCGAACGGCGTTGCACCAACGCTGGAGCTGAACGGCATATACAAGGCATTCGGTGGCGTCAAGGCGCTGAGCGATGTCGCTTTGCGGCTGTATCCAGGCGAAGTCCATACGCTGATGGGACAGAACGGCGCAGGCAAATCCACTCTGATTAAAGTACTGACAGGCGTCTATGCGCCTGACAGCGGCGAAATACGGCTCGACGGCAAGGTCGTGCAGCCGTCGTCCACCCACGACGCGCAAAACCTCGGCATCAGCACGGTCTACCAGGAAGTCAACCTGTGCCCGAACCTGTCGGTTGCTGAAAACATTTTTATCGGCCGCTATCCAAGAAAGTTTGGCCGCATCGACTGGAAAACCATGCAGCAGCAGGCGCAGCGCCTGCTGGGCGATTTGCAGGTCCATATCGACGTGACCGCCGCGCTGGCCAGGTATCCGCTGGCGATCCAGCAGATGGTGGCGATTTCACGCGCCCTGAGCGTCTCCGCCAAGGTATTGATCCTGGACGAACCTACCTCCAGCCTGGACGAGGCCGAAGTGCGCCTATTGTTCGATGTCTTGCGCAAGCTGCGCGGGCAGGGCATGGCGATCCTGTTCGTGACGCATTTCCTGGAACAGACTTACGAAATTTCCGACCGCATCACGGTGCTGCGCAACGGCGTGCTTGAAGGCGAATATCCGGCCAGTGCGCTGAGCCGTTTCGAACTGGTGAACAAGATGGTCGGCCTGCAGTCGGCGGGCAGGGAAGCTGCAAGTGCAGACAAAGACGTGCGTGCGCCGGGCAGCGGCGAAATTGTGCTGAAGGCGCGCGGCTTGGGGCGCAAAGGAATACTCGCGCCGCTGGACCTGGATTTCCGCGCCGGTGAAGTATTCGGACTATGCGGTTTGCTCGGTTCGGGCCGGACCGAGGCCGCGCGATTACTGTTCGGCGCCGACAAGGCCGACAGCGGCAGCATACAAATGAAAGGCGGCAGTGGGCCCGAAAGATTCAGCTCCCCACGCGACGCCATCGCCGCCGGCATCGGTTTCTGTTCGGAAGATAGGAAAGCCGAAGGCGCAATCCTCGAACTGTCTGTGCGCGAAAACATCATCCTGGCGCTGCAGGCGCGCGCCGGCCTGCTGCGGGTGATCCCGCGCAAACGGCAGCAGGCGATCGCTAGCGATTACGTCAAATGGCTGGGCATCAAGACCCCCGATATCGAAACGCCCATCAGCTCCCTGTCCGGTGGCAACCAGCAAAAAGCCCTGCTGGCGCGCTGGCTGGCGACCGATCCCGCCATGCTGATCCTGGACGAACCGACGCGCGGCATCGATGTGCGCGCCAAGCAAGAGATCATGGACCATGTAATCGCCTTGTGCAGCAAGGGCATGGCGATCCTGTTCATTTCTTCCGAAATTCCCGAGGTCCTGCGCTGCAGCGACCGCATGCTGGTATTGCGCGACCGCGAACCCTGCGGCGAATACCTGCGCGGTCAGCTCGACGACGAATCGGTGTTGCAGGTGATCGCCGGAGAGTGCGAATGA
- the yjfF gene encoding galactofuranose ABC transporter, permease protein YjfF — MKLLRQSLSSPYFTSLATVALLIVMFAMGSFAYTGFFSLQVVLNLLIDNAFLLVIAIGMTFVILSGGIDLSVGSVLALTTMISAYLLQSWHWPPLLVIACVLLIGSAFGALMGALIHFFKLQAFIVTLAGMFLARGLCYLISINSITIDQPLYVTLSQARIDIFGAFVSPSVVIAVLMLALAIYIAHYTRFGRAVYAIGGNEQSALLMGLAVGRTKVMVYAFSGFCAALSGVLFSFYMLSGYGLHAQGTELDAIAAVVIGGTLLTGGYGYVAGTLTGVLILGLIQTLIAFDGTLSSWWTKIVIGVLLFVFCMAQRLMSLGAAGSGSATPAMPATPATTAA, encoded by the coding sequence ATGAAACTCTTGCGCCAGTCATTGTCGTCGCCTTATTTCACTTCGCTGGCGACCGTCGCCTTGCTGATCGTGATGTTCGCCATGGGGTCGTTCGCCTACACCGGGTTTTTCTCCTTGCAGGTGGTATTGAACCTGCTGATCGACAACGCTTTCCTGCTGGTGATTGCGATCGGCATGACTTTTGTCATCTTATCCGGTGGCATCGATTTGTCGGTCGGCTCGGTGCTGGCGCTGACCACCATGATTTCCGCCTACCTGCTGCAGTCGTGGCACTGGCCGCCGCTGCTGGTGATCGCCTGCGTGCTGCTGATCGGCAGCGCATTCGGCGCCCTGATGGGCGCGCTCATCCATTTCTTCAAGCTGCAGGCATTCATCGTGACCCTGGCCGGGATGTTCCTGGCGCGCGGCCTGTGCTACCTGATCAGCATCAATTCCATCACCATCGACCAGCCGCTGTATGTCACTTTGTCGCAGGCGCGCATAGACATCTTCGGCGCCTTCGTTTCGCCTAGCGTGGTGATCGCCGTGCTAATGCTGGCACTGGCTATCTACATCGCCCATTACACGCGCTTCGGACGCGCCGTCTATGCCATCGGCGGCAACGAGCAGTCGGCGCTGCTGATGGGCCTGGCGGTAGGACGCACCAAAGTGATGGTCTACGCTTTCAGCGGCTTTTGCGCGGCCCTGTCCGGAGTCCTGTTTTCGTTCTACATGTTGTCCGGTTATGGCTTGCATGCGCAAGGCACGGAGCTCGATGCGATCGCGGCGGTGGTGATCGGCGGCACCTTGCTGACCGGCGGTTACGGTTACGTCGCCGGCACGCTGACCGGCGTGCTGATCCTGGGCCTGATCCAGACCCTGATTGCATTCGACGGCACCCTGAGTTCGTGGTGGACCAAGATCGTGATCGGCGTGCTGCTGTTCGTATTCTGCATGGCGCAGCGCTTGATGTCCCTGGGCGCGGCCGGCAGCGGCTCCGCCACGCCCGCCATGCCCGCAACGCCGGCAACCACAGCGGCATGA
- a CDS encoding LysE family translocator: MSPSAAILAILAALLIGAMSPGPSFVIVARHSIGLSRRDGLATAVAMGIGGVFFSGIALVGLYTLLATVGWLYMGLKIAGGLYLIYLASKIWRGAAAPLALDSAQAANAGNVRKSFWVGLSTQLSNPKTAVAYGSIFAALLPQHPPLWCYFALPPLVFAVEAGWYTVVALCFSSKRPRELYLRAKTWIDRVAASAIAALGLRLLFTAHKTGI, from the coding sequence ATGAGCCCGTCAGCCGCTATCCTAGCCATTCTCGCAGCGTTATTAATCGGGGCGATGAGCCCAGGCCCGAGTTTTGTCATTGTTGCCAGGCATTCTATCGGCCTGTCGCGCCGCGATGGCTTGGCCACGGCGGTCGCCATGGGGATCGGCGGCGTTTTCTTCAGCGGCATTGCGCTGGTCGGACTGTATACCTTGCTGGCAACCGTGGGATGGCTGTATATGGGCCTCAAGATAGCCGGCGGCCTGTATCTGATTTACCTGGCGTCCAAAATCTGGCGCGGCGCGGCGGCTCCGCTTGCCCTTGACAGCGCCCAGGCGGCAAATGCGGGCAACGTGCGTAAATCGTTCTGGGTCGGCCTCAGCACGCAATTGAGCAATCCGAAGACTGCGGTCGCCTATGGCAGCATCTTCGCCGCCCTGCTGCCCCAGCATCCACCCCTCTGGTGTTACTTCGCCCTGCCGCCGCTGGTTTTTGCGGTCGAAGCGGGCTGGTACACGGTGGTTGCCTTGTGCTTTTCCAGCAAACGGCCGCGCGAACTTTATCTGCGCGCCAAGACCTGGATCGATCGCGTCGCCGCCAGCGCCATAGCGGCGCTCGGGCTCAGGCTGTTATTTACTGCGCATAAAACCGGCATTTAA
- a CDS encoding AcvB/VirJ family lysyl-phosphatidylglycerol hydrolase produces MKQGIICLVLCAMAFIGSVASADETHHSVSHGRFKSVEIYRPAGPANGVVLLLSGDAGWNQGTAEKARALAQQGALVAGISTPQLFASLDADGGDCAFPDGDLENLSRFVQAYEKVPGYYPPLLVGEGAGASFAYAMLAQAPAGIFGGAISFGFCPALSLRKPLCKGEGVRFKAVAKGKGVELLPVSRLPAAWRVLPDVQTQKRCDAGITRAFVASVGGAELVQAAGQDGLAQLKSAYASLNARQAVAVQAPPAAVSDLPVVEVAALAPSGRNPDADSMVILISGDGGWAGIDRDVANALSKRGVPVVGIDSLRYFWSVRTPASTAKDVERLMQFYMARWKKNKVILIGYSQGADVLPFVGNRLSGKALASVPLIAMMGLGKKADFQFHLTNWVSSSNDGLPIPPEVAKLPAGLAMCIYGSAETDSACPSFDAGRVKLLKLSGGHHFDGNYERLAGLILDAARK; encoded by the coding sequence ATGAAGCAAGGAATAATTTGCCTGGTGCTGTGTGCGATGGCTTTCATCGGTAGCGTTGCAAGTGCAGACGAGACACATCACAGCGTGAGCCACGGCCGTTTCAAGAGTGTCGAGATCTACAGGCCGGCGGGGCCGGCGAATGGCGTCGTGCTGTTGTTGTCCGGCGATGCCGGCTGGAACCAGGGAACAGCCGAGAAGGCGCGTGCGCTGGCCCAGCAGGGTGCCTTGGTGGCCGGCATCAGCACACCGCAATTGTTCGCCAGCCTGGATGCCGATGGCGGCGACTGCGCGTTTCCCGACGGCGACCTGGAAAATCTGAGCCGCTTCGTGCAGGCTTATGAAAAAGTGCCAGGCTATTATCCGCCGCTGCTGGTGGGAGAAGGCGCCGGCGCCAGCTTTGCCTACGCGATGCTGGCGCAAGCGCCTGCAGGCATTTTCGGCGGCGCCATCTCGTTTGGATTTTGTCCTGCCCTGAGCCTGCGCAAGCCGCTATGCAAAGGCGAGGGCGTACGCTTCAAGGCAGTAGCGAAGGGCAAGGGCGTGGAATTGTTGCCGGTGTCCCGGCTGCCCGCCGCGTGGCGCGTGTTGCCGGATGTGCAAACGCAGAAACGTTGCGACGCCGGTATCACCCGCGCATTTGTCGCCAGCGTCGGCGGCGCCGAACTGGTCCAGGCAGCAGGCCAGGATGGATTGGCGCAGCTGAAGTCGGCCTATGCCAGCCTGAATGCCAGACAAGCGGTAGCGGTGCAGGCGCCGCCTGCCGCGGTGTCCGATTTGCCGGTGGTGGAGGTGGCCGCGCTAGCGCCGTCTGGGCGCAATCCTGACGCCGACAGCATGGTGATTCTGATCAGCGGCGACGGCGGCTGGGCCGGCATCGACCGCGATGTGGCGAATGCTTTGTCGAAGCGCGGCGTGCCGGTAGTCGGCATCGATTCGCTGCGTTATTTCTGGAGCGTCCGCACGCCGGCATCGACGGCGAAAGACGTGGAACGCCTGATGCAGTTCTACATGGCGCGCTGGAAAAAAAACAAGGTGATATTGATTGGTTATTCGCAGGGAGCCGATGTCTTGCCCTTTGTCGGCAACCGCCTGTCGGGCAAGGCGCTGGCGTCCGTGCCGTTGATCGCCATGATGGGACTGGGCAAGAAGGCCGATTTCCAGTTCCACCTGACCAATTGGGTCAGTTCCAGCAATGACGGTTTGCCTATCCCGCCTGAAGTTGCGAAGCTGCCGGCCGGGCTGGCGATGTGCATTTACGGCAGCGCGGAAACGGATTCCGCCTGCCCGAGCTTCGATGCCGGCCGCGTCAAACTGCTCAAGCTGAGCGGCGGCCATCATTTCGACGGCAACTACGAGCGCCTGGCAGGCCTGATTCTGGATGCGGCGCGCAAGTAG
- a CDS encoding PPC domain-containing DNA-binding protein: MQTLPLRLNPGQDLRSALESVLAEHGVSAAFVLQGIGSLSVAQLRFAGAQQAIEFRGDLEILTLAGSLSPDGIHLHMTIADAEGRVLGGHVAPGCIVRTTVELLLALLPEHRFAREPDPASGFNELVIRQQSDPDGV; encoded by the coding sequence ATGCAAACTCTTCCTCTACGCCTGAATCCCGGACAAGATCTGCGCAGCGCTCTTGAATCGGTGCTGGCCGAACATGGCGTGAGCGCAGCTTTCGTACTGCAGGGCATTGGTAGCTTATCCGTGGCGCAGCTGCGGTTTGCCGGGGCGCAGCAGGCAATCGAATTTCGCGGCGATCTGGAAATACTGACTCTCGCCGGATCGCTCTCTCCCGACGGCATCCATCTCCATATGACTATCGCCGATGCGGAAGGCCGCGTGCTGGGTGGTCACGTGGCGCCTGGTTGTATTGTGAGAACGACGGTTGAGCTACTGCTGGCGCTGCTGCCGGAGCATCGTTTTGCCCGCGAACCGGATCCGGCGTCGGGTTTCAATGAACTGGTGATACGACAGCAATCAGATCCAGATGGCGTTTGA
- a CDS encoding ABC transporter permease: MLRNPLLRPLAALALLLLIDFFMIPGFFRLEWKDGHLYGSLIDIVNRAAPLILTALGMTLVIATRGIDISVGAVVAISGTVAAMLIGGTMEMHNGIPEYASRIPMVWAIAAAMGAALLCGVWNGFLVATLGLQPIIATLILMVGGRGLAQLLTDGQIVTVYYKPFFYIGSGYLFGLPFSLFIAIGVFVIVALMMRKTALGLFIQAVGINPVAARLAGIRTAALIFFVYMFCSACAGVAGLMISSNIKSADANNAGLLLELDAILAVTLGGTSLAGGKFSLVGSVIGALIIQALTYTIYSMGVPPEVNMVVKSIVVFAVCLSQSPEFRGLGSGWVGLSSGAARSRSVNGKKP, from the coding sequence ATGCTGCGCAACCCTTTGCTGCGGCCGCTGGCGGCGCTGGCGCTGCTGTTGCTCATCGATTTTTTCATGATCCCCGGTTTCTTCCGGCTTGAATGGAAAGACGGCCATCTGTACGGCAGCCTGATCGACATCGTCAACCGCGCCGCACCTTTGATACTGACCGCCCTTGGCATGACGCTGGTGATCGCGACGCGCGGCATCGACATTTCGGTGGGCGCGGTAGTGGCCATCTCCGGCACGGTTGCCGCGATGCTGATCGGCGGCACCATGGAAATGCATAACGGCATACCGGAATACGCAAGCCGCATCCCCATGGTGTGGGCAATTGCCGCTGCCATGGGAGCGGCGCTCCTGTGCGGCGTGTGGAACGGCTTCCTGGTCGCCACGCTGGGTCTGCAACCGATCATCGCCACCTTGATCCTGATGGTGGGCGGGCGCGGACTGGCGCAACTGCTGACCGACGGCCAGATCGTCACGGTGTATTACAAGCCGTTTTTCTATATCGGCAGCGGTTATCTGTTCGGGTTGCCGTTTTCCTTGTTCATCGCTATCGGTGTGTTCGTGATTGTAGCGCTGATGATGCGCAAGACGGCGCTCGGCCTGTTCATCCAGGCGGTCGGCATCAACCCGGTGGCGGCGCGGCTGGCCGGTATCAGGACCGCCGCGCTGATCTTTTTCGTGTACATGTTTTGCAGCGCCTGCGCCGGCGTCGCCGGGCTGATGATCAGCTCCAACATCAAGAGTGCGGACGCCAACAACGCCGGCCTGTTGCTGGAGCTGGACGCGATCCTGGCGGTGACGCTGGGCGGCACGTCCCTGGCCGGCGGCAAATTCAGCCTGGTGGGCAGCGTTATCGGCGCCCTGATCATCCAGGCGCTGACCTACACGATCTATTCGATGGGCGTGCCGCCGGAGGTCAACATGGTGGTGAAATCGATAGTGGTGTTCGCCGTGTGCCTGTCGCAATCGCCCGAGTTTCGCGGCCTGGGAAGCGGCTGGGTCGGCTTATCTAGCGGCGCTGCGCGCTCACGTTCTGTCAACGGTAAAAAACCATGA
- a CDS encoding ABC transporter substrate-binding protein has protein sequence MKMTRRTVLSAALCLGLGFGIAGSAYAEKPVVLGFSQVGAESEWRTANTASIKDAAKQAGVTLKFADAQQKQENQVKAIRSFIAQKVDVIAFSPVVESGWDTVLGEAKAAKIPVILTDRAVDAKDKSLYVTFIGSDFVEEGRRAGRWLLERAKTMPAGDINIVELQGTVGSAPAIDRKAGFAEIIAANPKLKVIRSQTGDFTRAKGKEVMEAFLKTDGKKINVLYAHNDDMAIGAIQAIEEAGLKPGKDILVISIDGVKGAFEAMMAGKLNVTVECSPLLGPQLMKVAKQVLAGETVPKRITTEESVFPAEVAAKEFPNRKY, from the coding sequence ATGAAAATGACACGCAGAACGGTATTGAGTGCGGCGCTTTGCCTTGGCTTGGGATTCGGGATCGCTGGCAGCGCTTATGCCGAGAAACCAGTGGTGCTGGGCTTTTCCCAGGTTGGCGCCGAAAGCGAATGGCGCACCGCGAACACCGCATCGATCAAGGATGCGGCGAAACAGGCCGGCGTAACGCTCAAGTTTGCCGACGCCCAGCAAAAGCAGGAAAACCAGGTGAAGGCGATCCGCTCCTTCATCGCGCAAAAAGTTGATGTCATTGCATTTTCTCCGGTGGTCGAGTCCGGTTGGGACACTGTGCTGGGTGAAGCCAAAGCCGCCAAGATCCCGGTCATCCTCACCGACCGCGCGGTCGACGCCAAGGATAAGTCACTGTACGTGACATTCATCGGTTCCGATTTCGTTGAAGAAGGCCGCCGCGCCGGACGCTGGCTGCTGGAACGGGCCAAGACCATGCCCGCTGGCGATATCAACATCGTTGAGTTGCAAGGCACGGTCGGATCTGCTCCTGCCATCGACCGCAAGGCCGGTTTTGCCGAAATCATCGCCGCCAATCCGAAATTGAAAGTCATCCGCTCGCAAACCGGCGACTTCACCCGCGCCAAGGGCAAGGAGGTGATGGAAGCCTTCCTCAAGACCGACGGCAAGAAGATCAATGTCTTGTACGCGCATAACGACGACATGGCGATCGGCGCTATCCAGGCGATCGAAGAAGCCGGCCTGAAACCAGGTAAAGACATACTGGTGATCTCGATCGACGGCGTCAAAGGCGCATTTGAAGCGATGATGGCTGGCAAGCTCAACGTTACGGTTGAATGCAGCCCGCTGCTTGGGCCGCAGCTCATGAAGGTCGCCAAGCAAGTGCTCGCCGGCGAGACCGTCCCTAAGCGCATTACGACCGAGGAAAGCGTGTTTCCGGCTGAAGTGGCGGCCAAGGAATTCCCGAATCGCAAGTACTAA
- the prpF gene encoding 2-methylaconitate cis-trans isomerase PrpF produces the protein MVLAQIKIPAVYMRGGTSKGVFFCKDWLPEDPAVRDRVLLRVMGSPDPYGQQIDGMGGASSSTSKVVLVSRSVRADCDVDYLFGQVAIDKEMIDWSGNCGNLTAAVGPFAIAQGLLDAPRDGIVVVRIWQANIHAKIVAHVPMQDGAVMEEGDFELDGVTFPAAEIKIEFLDPSGDGDEDGAGGMFPSGSPLDVLDVPGVGPVELTMINAGNPAIFVDAATLGLAGNELQRDVNGNPELLRKVETIRAHAAVRMGLAKTAEEASQLRPHTPKLAFVAKPSAYVASNGKHIDPATLDINARIFSMGKLHHAMTGTGAIAIAVAAAVPGTIVNRLMTQQADGKVRFGHPSGSLAVGAEAEQRDGAWVVTKAVMSRSARRLMEGAVLVPSAVCPADF, from the coding sequence ATGGTGTTGGCTCAGATCAAAATCCCGGCCGTGTACATGCGCGGCGGCACCAGCAAAGGCGTGTTCTTCTGCAAGGACTGGCTGCCGGAGGATCCGGCCGTGCGCGACCGCGTATTGCTGCGTGTGATGGGCAGCCCGGATCCTTACGGCCAGCAAATCGACGGCATGGGCGGTGCAAGTTCAAGCACCAGCAAGGTGGTGCTGGTCAGCCGGTCTGTCCGTGCGGATTGCGATGTCGACTACCTGTTCGGCCAGGTGGCGATCGACAAGGAGATGATTGACTGGTCAGGCAATTGCGGCAACCTGACGGCTGCGGTCGGGCCGTTCGCGATTGCGCAAGGCTTGCTGGATGCTCCGCGCGACGGCATCGTCGTCGTCCGTATCTGGCAGGCGAACATTCACGCGAAGATCGTCGCCCATGTCCCAATGCAGGACGGCGCAGTGATGGAGGAGGGCGATTTTGAACTGGACGGCGTCACCTTCCCGGCGGCCGAGATCAAGATCGAATTCCTGGACCCGAGCGGCGACGGAGATGAAGATGGCGCAGGAGGCATGTTTCCGAGCGGGTCGCCGCTTGACGTGCTGGATGTGCCTGGCGTAGGTCCGGTCGAACTGACCATGATCAATGCCGGCAACCCGGCTATCTTCGTGGACGCGGCAACGCTCGGACTGGCGGGAAATGAATTGCAACGCGACGTCAACGGCAACCCCGAGCTGCTGCGGAAAGTGGAAACGATCCGCGCCCATGCGGCGGTGCGGATGGGACTGGCAAAGACAGCAGAGGAAGCCAGCCAGCTGCGGCCGCATACGCCCAAACTGGCTTTTGTGGCAAAACCTTCCGCTTATGTGGCGTCGAACGGCAAGCATATCGATCCTGCCACGCTGGATATCAATGCGCGCATCTTTTCGATGGGAAAACTGCATCACGCCATGACAGGAACCGGCGCGATAGCGATCGCCGTCGCCGCCGCGGTTCCCGGCACCATCGTCAATCGCCTGATGACGCAGCAGGCCGACGGCAAGGTCCGTTTCGGCCATCCTTCCGGCAGCCTGGCTGTCGGCGCCGAGGCAGAGCAGCGCGACGGCGCCTGGGTAGTGACCAAGGCGGTCATGAGCCGCAGTGCGCGCCGGCTGATGGAAGGGGCCGTGCTAGTGCCGTCTGCGGTCTGTCCGGCTGATTTTTAA